One Vigna unguiculata cultivar IT97K-499-35 chromosome 7, ASM411807v1, whole genome shotgun sequence genomic region harbors:
- the LOC114189523 gene encoding SKP1-like protein 14: MAERGESSEAVMLKKTEEEKLRKGKMIVGDESKAGYEEEGKKVKLVTSDGVTMEVEISIVKEMEIIQTFIGATDTDDSFIFPISNVSSHILNQIIELVKGEYDQELAKKLSHDELKEILVAANYLNMKTLFHFIATAIANVIQNKSVEFVRDFFGIVNDFTEEEEAELRKTNAWAFEGVDED, translated from the coding sequence ATGGCAGAAAGAGGAGAATCGTCGGAAGCCGTTATGCTGAAGAAAACAGAGGAAGAAAAATTACGGAAGGGAAAAATGATAGTTGGAGATGAATCGAAAGCGGGAtatgaagaagaaggaaaaaaagttaaactgGTAACTTCAGATGGAGTGACCATGGAAGTGGAAATTTCAATAGTGAAGGAGATGGAAATTATCCAAACATTTATTGGTGCCACAGATACGGATGATTCTTTTATCTTTCCAATTTCCAATGTCAGCAGCCACATCCTCAATCAAATCATAGAATTGGTAAAGGGAGAGTATGATCAAGAATTGGCGAAGAAGCTCAGTCATGATGAGTTGAAGGAGATACTTGTCGCTGCCAATTATCTTAACATGAAGACTCTTTTCCACTTTATTGCCACCGCCATTGCAAACGTTATTCAGAATAAGAGTGTTGAATTTGTTAGAGACTTCTTTGGTATAGTTAATGATTTTACAGAAGAGGAAGAGGCTGAGCTTCGAAAAACTAATGCATGGGCATTCGAAGGGGTGGATGAAGATTga